In Armatimonadota bacterium, the following proteins share a genomic window:
- a CDS encoding hypothetical protein (possible pseudo, frameshifted), giving the protein MRASLSWRSASHSKATDIESLANFAERNHVDLTVVGPESPLSAGVVDVFERRGLAIFGPSKEPARLEGSKVYAKEVMRRYRIPTADFSAFSDPQNGGGSMRTGVFQEGARGLVIKAGWRGGR; this is encoded by the coding sequence ATGCGGGCATCGCTGAGCTGGCGGAGTGCGTCGCACTCAAAGGCTACCGATATCGAGAGCCTGGCGAACTTTGCCGAGCGCAACCATGTTGACCTAACGGTTGTCGGTCCCGAGTCGCCGCTGAGTGCTGGTGTGGTAGACGTATTCGAAAGGCGCGGGCTGGCGATATTCGGACCCAGCAAAGAGCCCGCGCGGCTGGAAGGCAGTAAAGTGTACGCGAAAGAGGTTATGCGTCGCTATCGTATCCCCACCGCCGATTTCTCCGCTTTCAGTGACCCACAAAACGGCGGCGGGAGTATGCGCACCGGCGTTTTTCAGGAAGGGGCAAGAGGGCTGGTCATCAAGGCGGGATGGCGAGGCGGCAGGTAA
- a CDS encoding hypothetical protein (possible pseudo, frameshifted): MEERVLGEAGARVVMEEVLTGEEASLMAFTDGVTALPMPPVQDYKRALDNDRGANTRRDG, translated from the coding sequence ATGGAAGAGCGCGTGCTGGGAGAGGCGGGCGCACGTGTTGTGATGGAGGAGGTCTTGACCGGGGAAGAGGCTTCGTTGATGGCGTTCACCGACGGGGTTACCGCTCTGCCCATGCCACCGGTTCAGGACTACAAGCGCGCCCTCGACAATGACCGGGGGGCAAATACCCGGCGGGATGGGTAG
- a CDS encoding hypothetical protein (possible pseudo, frameshifted), which translates to MVTEEGIKTLEFNVRFGDPETQAVLPLLENDIVEVMQAAVECRLDEITLRWKPRYAVCVVIASGGYPGKYETGLPITGLEEAAQVPECVVFHAGTRKEGGSDSPPRGGRVLGVTALGDTLAQARGRAYDAVRCIQFEYMHYRTDIGIKWV; encoded by the coding sequence ATGGTTACCGAAGAGGGCATCAAAACGCTGGAGTTCAATGTGCGGTTCGGCGATCCCGAGACGCAGGCGGTACTGCCCTTGCTGGAGAATGATATCGTCGAGGTCATGCAGGCGGCGGTAGAGTGCCGTCTCGACGAGATAACGTTGCGGTGGAAACCGCGCTACGCGGTGTGTGTGGTCATCGCCTCTGGCGGCTATCCGGGCAAGTACGAAACTGGTTTGCCCATTACGGGACTGGAAGAGGCAGCACAGGTGCCCGAGTGCGTGGTATTCCACGCGGGCACGCGTAAAGAAGGAGGGTCAGATAGTCCACCGCGCGGTGGACGCGTGCTGGGAGTGACCGCGCTGGGTGACACACTCGCTCAAGCGCGTGGGCGGGCTTACGACGCTGTGCGGTGCATTCAGTTCGAGTATATGCATTACCGCACGGACATCGGCATCAAGTGGGTATAA